The proteins below come from a single Balaenoptera acutorostrata chromosome 2, mBalAcu1.1, whole genome shotgun sequence genomic window:
- the CCDC124 gene encoding coiled-coil domain-containing protein 124, whose translation MPKKFQGENTKSAAARARRAEAKAAADARKQKELEDAYWKDEDKHVMRKEQRKEEKEKRRLEQLERKKEAQRLLEEEDSRLKGSKAPRVATSSKVTRAQIEETLRRDHQHKEAPDTAEKAKSHLEVPLEENVNRRLLEEGSVEARTIEDAISVLSVAEEAADRHPERRMRAAFTAFEEAQLPRLKQENPNMRLSQLKQMLKKEWLRSPDNPMNQRAVPFNTPK comes from the exons ATGCCCAAGAAGTTCCAGGGCGAGAACACTAAATCGGCAGCGGCCCGGGCACGGAGGGCTGAGGCCAAGGCAGCAGCTGATGCCAGGAAGCAGAAGGAGTTGGAGGATGCCTACTGGAAGGATGAGGACAAACACGTCATGAGGAAGGAGCAGCGCAAG gaggagaaggagaagcggCGCCTGGAGCAGCTGGAGCGCAAGAAGGAGGCACAGCGgctgctggaggaggaggactCGAGGCTTAAGGGCAGCAAGGCCCCGCGAGTGGCCACCTCCAGCAAGGTCACCCGCGCCCAGATTGAGGAGACGCTCCGCCGAGACCATCAGCACAAGGAAGCCCCGGACACAG CCGAGAAAGCCAAGAGCCACCTGGAAGTGCCGTTGGAGGAGAATGTGAACCGCCGCTTGCTGGAGGAGGGCAGCGTGGAGGCGCGCACCATCGAGGATGCCATCTCAGTGCTCAG CGTGGCGGAGGAGGCGGCAGACAGACACCCTGAGCGCAGAATGCGGGCGGCATTCACTGCCTTCGAGGAGGCGCAGCTGCCGCGGCTCAAGCAAGAAAACCCCAACATGCGGCTGTCACAGCTGAAGCAGATGCTCAAGAAGGAGTGGCTGCGTTCGCCGGACAACCCCATGAATCAGCGCGCCGTGCCCTTCAACACCCCCAAGTGA